The Methanoculleus taiwanensis nucleotide sequence CAGGCGCTTTCAACCACCCTCACGCTGTACGAGGTGCTACGAAAAGTCTGTGAAGAAGCTGCCCTCTTCGGAGAAGTCTCCCGCGAATTCGGCACCATTGTCAGGGATGTCGAGGTCTTCGGCGATGATCTCACCACTGCGATGAGATCCCTTATTGCAATCACTCCCTCCGAAACGTTCGGAGATTTCTTAAACGATCTGATCTCCCTCTCGGACTCAGGGGGCAGCGTCACGGCTTTCCTTGCTGCCCGTTCGGATCAATTCAGGGAGAATGCCCGCCAGGAGATGGCGATGACCTTGAAGACGATCGAGATCATGGCCGAGGTGTATGTGACCGCGTTCGTGGCCGGGCCGATTGCCCTGATTATCATGTTGATCTCCCAAAATCTTGCCGGTACCGGGACACTTCAGTATATCATGCCGCTTATCTACGGTGGACTGCCCGCCGGGGCTATCGTGATGATCCTGCTGCTCTATCTTCTCGTACCGGGCGATCCCCTCTCGATCTCCCGCCAGGAGGTCAAAGAAGTGGAATACGGTTCCGAAGTATCCGCTGCGGTAGACCCGTCGGCCGACACTAAATTCACGAAAAGTATACGTTCGAAGAAGACCTATTTGCGAGTTCTTGGTGTCCTCCGCCACCCGCTACGGCATTATATCGCTGATTATACCTTCTCCGTCGCTGCAGGGGTCCTTACAACGGCAATCCTTGCCTATCTCTTCTTCATCGGCCCTTTCCAGGATTTCTTTGGAGTATATCAGATGGAGGCGACGTTCTGTCTGCTCATTATCGGCTTTATGATCCCGGTGCTCGTCGCCTACGAGGGACGGCGGTGGTACGTTTCCCGGGTCGAGGCACAGATCCCCGGATTTCTCCGGGAGGTTTCCGACATGAAGGATATCGGCATGACGCTCCAGGGCGCGATCCACCGGATTTCCCGGGCGAAGATGGGGGTGCTCACCTCGGAACTCTGTGTTGTATCCTTCGATATCAAGCGCGGGTCCAGCCTCAACACTGCCCTTGTCAGGATGGAGGAGCGTATCGGGCTGGTCTCGGTCAAAAGGGTCATTTCCCTGGTGGTAAGGGCGAGCCAGGTCACCGACAACCTCCGTGAGATCCTGACGATCGCAATCAGCGACTTTGAGCATTACCTGAAGATGAAGAAGGAGCGGTTCAACACGACGTTCACCTACGTGATGATCGTGTATCTCTCCTTTGGCATCTTCCTTTACACGGCATACGAACTGAACGGAGCCTTTCTATCCAGTTTTGTCGCCCTTGGGGGCACAAGCCTGAATGTCTCGGAAAACCTGACCGATATGTTCCGGATCTCGATCATCCTCGGAACAATCTCGGGGATTATGGCGGGGCAGTTCAGCGCGAACAGCATTCTGGCCGGATTCAAGCACGCGATCCTCTTCCTGCTTGCTGCAATCTGGCTCTTTGTATATCATATCGGAGCATAATCATGGCGGGAAATGCGGATGCGGTATCTGAAGTTGTCGGCGAGATGCTGATGATAGCCCTCGTTCTTATTCTGGTTGCCGGTTTTGGTTGTTCGATCGGTTCTCTCATCCCTCACGACCGGGACCCCACGATTACGCTTCTTGTGACGAACACGAGCGATAATTTCACCCTCTGGCACAAGGGTGGCGACTGGGTGAGGGTTTCTGAGATTACGGTGACGGTGAGCAACAGTACGAGAATGGAGAAATTTAATGGTACTACGTTCTGTTGCGTGCCGAACGCTACCACGTTCGACCTCGGGGGTGCGATAACCGTCCCCTACCAGGTGCAGGGCGACGAGGAGTTCCGGGTGTTTACGCCACGAATCGTGCTCATGACCGGGAGGTTTTCATGATGGAGGATTCGGCTGTCTCGCCGGTCGTCGCGGTGATGCTCATCCTCGCCATCGTGGTGACCTTTGTTTCGATCTCTCACACGATTATCGTTCCGTCGATGAAAGCACAGTCGGAGATCGAGCATTTCGGGAAAGTTGAGGAGTCGTTCCTGAGGTTCGGTTCCGATATCGAACTCGCGGCCTCTCTCAAGCGGGATATAAGGCTGAGCGAGCGGATACCGCTTGGCGGGGGAGACTTTCTCTTAAATCCGGTCCGTTCGTCAGGGACGCTCCGGGTCTTGCAGGAGCCGAACTGGATCGTGAACGTCACCGTCAGGAACGCGACCGATTCGGTGACCCGCTCCGCAATGCTCGTCAATGTCTCATACTCCT carries:
- a CDS encoding type IV pilin, whose translation is MAGNADAVSEVVGEMLMIALVLILVAGFGCSIGSLIPHDRDPTITLLVTNTSDNFTLWHKGGDWVRVSEITVTVSNSTRMEKFNGTTFCCVPNATTFDLGGAITVPYQVQGDEEFRVFTPRIVLMTGRFS
- a CDS encoding type II secretion system F family protein, which codes for MYGRLRHKFLHLHETTDLRRTLRAAHIPVAADRYCTFMILGTVLSLLGFIAINTYLSANRFEVTLFSVIPDLPARVILFMLMVPGLLFALYFYPSIVAAGRKTRIDFDLPHAVTYMQALSTTLTLYEVLRKVCEEAALFGEVSREFGTIVRDVEVFGDDLTTAMRSLIAITPSETFGDFLNDLISLSDSGGSVTAFLAARSDQFRENARQEMAMTLKTIEIMAEVYVTAFVAGPIALIIMLISQNLAGTGTLQYIMPLIYGGLPAGAIVMILLLYLLVPGDPLSISRQEVKEVEYGSEVSAAVDPSADTKFTKSIRSKKTYLRVLGVLRHPLRHYIADYTFSVAAGVLTTAILAYLFFIGPFQDFFGVYQMEATFCLLIIGFMIPVLVAYEGRRWYVSRVEAQIPGFLREVSDMKDIGMTLQGAIHRISRAKMGVLTSELCVVSFDIKRGSSLNTALVRMEERIGLVSVKRVISLVVRASQVTDNLREILTIAISDFEHYLKMKKERFNTTFTYVMIVYLSFGIFLYTAYELNGAFLSSFVALGGTSLNVSENLTDMFRISIILGTISGIMAGQFSANSILAGFKHAILFLLAAIWLFVYHIGA